The Denitrificimonas caeni genome has a segment encoding these proteins:
- the tssA gene encoding type VI secretion system protein TssA yields the protein MGVLSGLGQACFPEDHAQFSAVAEQQITLWQRWLLPIDANNPVGEDPSYDDEFERIREEVGKLSGADVDLIIDLSENLLTTRCKDLRVVTYYIWARLHKEGEAGLADSLGLLAGLCQRYGEALLPLRPSTRKAAIEWLGSSRILDSLSLHPEVGLPEFRRIVAALLHVRQSLENWDKDGQPELAALHHGLEKRLAQSGGAQALIPQTMGSTPEASKGRHSEQRSATGNALQPIQSGRELLEQAKVLAGYLRQQDQGWLAGHRLMKSVRWDTIHQVPPQNNQGCTRLEPPRSEARAQLKRLYVQQSWNELLEQADRLFSEGVNHLWLDVQWYLYQALTKAGAPWDAWAVIIKQDLQQLLNRLPELEQLAWSDGSPFADEVTREWINRQVLEQGIASLTDLNSNVYAVEHDDILSLEQEALAHADTEGLESAIAWLQSRPNVHGLRQQWFLRLLMARLAEQFARNEMALNLLQELDAQAQQMTLQAWEPNYVFEIKARQLQLLRAKALRSGADKAGLVQQMEQLLSGLTQLDPVRALVLYQ from the coding sequence ATGGGCGTTTTAAGTGGTTTAGGGCAAGCATGTTTTCCGGAAGATCATGCGCAATTTTCAGCAGTGGCGGAACAACAAATTACGCTTTGGCAGCGCTGGTTATTGCCAATTGATGCGAATAATCCAGTCGGTGAAGACCCAAGCTATGATGATGAGTTTGAGCGCATTCGTGAGGAAGTCGGTAAGTTATCAGGAGCTGATGTTGATCTGATTATTGATCTATCGGAAAACTTGCTGACCACTCGCTGTAAAGATTTACGCGTAGTGACGTATTACATTTGGGCGCGCTTGCATAAAGAAGGCGAAGCGGGATTAGCCGATAGCTTGGGTTTGTTGGCAGGGTTGTGCCAACGCTATGGTGAAGCTTTGCTGCCTTTGCGCCCGTCCACACGTAAGGCTGCGATTGAGTGGTTAGGCAGCTCGCGGATTTTAGACAGTTTGTCACTGCACCCAGAAGTTGGGCTGCCTGAGTTTCGACGCATTGTTGCGGCCTTATTGCATGTTCGCCAATCACTAGAAAACTGGGATAAAGATGGGCAGCCTGAACTGGCTGCGCTGCACCATGGTTTAGAAAAACGTTTGGCGCAATCGGGCGGCGCTCAAGCCTTGATTCCGCAAACAATGGGCAGCACGCCAGAGGCAAGTAAGGGACGTCACAGCGAACAACGAAGTGCTACCGGCAATGCTTTGCAGCCTATCCAGTCAGGGCGTGAGCTCCTGGAGCAAGCTAAAGTGCTAGCAGGCTATTTACGCCAACAAGATCAAGGCTGGTTGGCTGGCCACCGACTGATGAAAAGTGTGCGCTGGGATACCATTCATCAAGTACCTCCACAAAATAATCAAGGCTGTACGCGGCTTGAACCACCGCGCTCGGAGGCGCGTGCGCAGCTTAAGCGTTTATATGTACAGCAAAGTTGGAATGAGCTGCTCGAACAAGCCGACCGTCTATTTTCGGAAGGCGTTAATCATTTATGGCTGGATGTGCAGTGGTATTTATACCAAGCACTGACTAAAGCAGGCGCACCTTGGGATGCTTGGGCGGTAATTATTAAGCAAGATTTACAACAGTTGTTGAACCGTTTGCCAGAGCTTGAGCAATTGGCTTGGAGTGATGGCAGTCCTTTTGCAGATGAAGTGACGCGCGAATGGATTAATCGCCAGGTGCTGGAACAGGGCATCGCATCGCTCACTGATTTAAACAGCAATGTGTACGCTGTCGAGCACGACGATATCTTAAGTTTAGAGCAAGAAGCCTTAGCGCACGCAGATACAGAAGGCTTAGAAAGTGCTATCGCTTGGCTGCAATCGCGCCCGAATGTCCATGGGCTACGCCAACAATGGTTTTTGCGTTTGCTTATGGCGCGTTTAGCTGAGCAGTTCGCACGCAATGAAATGGCTTTAAATTTACTACAAGAGTTGGATGCCCAAGCGCAACAGATGACGTTACAGGCTTGGGAACCGAATTATGTTTTTGAGATTAAAGCGCGGCAATTACAGTTGCTGCGCGCTAAGGCATTGCGCAGTGGTGCTGATAAAGCGGGTTTGGTACAACAAATGGAGCAGTTACTTTCAGGCTTAACGCAATTGGACCCCGTGCGCGCCTTAGTTCTATATCAATAA
- a CDS encoding PAAR domain-containing protein, with the protein MKGVIRLGDKTTHGGQVLSASANMKFEGIAVARVGDKVSCPIPGHGLTTIVEGHEHFKDNGIPVAFNEHKCGCGCALISSLTNAAAN; encoded by the coding sequence ATGAAGGGAGTTATTAGGTTAGGTGATAAAACCACGCATGGCGGACAGGTGCTGTCTGCGTCAGCCAATATGAAATTCGAAGGCATAGCTGTAGCGCGGGTTGGCGATAAAGTTTCTTGCCCCATTCCGGGGCATGGTCTTACGACTATTGTTGAGGGGCATGAGCATTTTAAAGATAACGGAATTCCAGTGGCTTTTAATGAGCATAAGTGCGGTTGTGGTTGTGCTCTAATTTCCTCACTTACAAATGCTGCAGCGAACTAG
- a CDS encoding ImcF-related family protein: MQYLNAQYGFFWKSKITCILFVGNKHSTEQLAPSLTTQRWLEADGRLLLWGGESADNIDPEVLSALKKLRRRRPLDAVVWATDAYLQADSVELQLHTDGLDDEQLARFKRGMADCFKALRWSAPVYLWSLHGVADKNGALVSCLLPNTVNSQQLEQRLNDLQPALIEQGTHAVLDSTQRTFLLGLAAFLRNGGAQQLSQQLPELGAGYPTLPFAGVLFSQGSARGRAKTAHMWLKDTRWDDFFSAIQEVPQSLHARKLGWPWARIMQGALLGLAVLWGLGMLGSYAFNRHLLDNSAAQAALAHDAQQPLAQRLQALADLQQSIGRLQYQQEHSVPVWQRFGLSQHGQLLSALWPVYQASALPLLRDPSAEQLLEHMQLLAVASVASAERKALAQPVYQSLKAYLMLSHAEKMEAEFFTDTLMTLWPQREDLSGGDWQRLGPELLLFYAEHLPQHTDWQLPLEARRVGQTRAMLVREMGNRTSELVLYEEVIEQLTPQYAGVWLSDMVGETDASFLLSTEQWIPGVYTRKAWEEAVLPAIDKVVSQRRSELDWVLSDGTQSLNQEQTPEALKQRLTDRYFSAFANHWQKFLNSLQWRRADHLADTVEQLTLLTDVRQSPLIGLMNTLAYQAKTGRQQEALSDSLMSSAKDIFNKEQQPLIKQNLGYSGPLEPLFAPLLSVLEPSNSGAGAEHLSFTSYLTRASRVRLKLQQVLNAADPQGLSQTLAQSVFQGRSSDLADTQDYARLVAASLGQELAAFGDAVWVQPLEQAWQQLLTPTVQSFNSQWQRAVVNDWQAAFVGRYPLQNNQSDSSLPLQAQYLRGDSGRINQFLSSQLQGVLRKEGTRWVADSNTAQGVRLNPEFLQALDTLGELGDVLFAAGDARLSFSLRPETSQDVMQVKLVIDQQALDYRNEMPQWQHFTWPADTLAPGASLSWRSVDSGMRLYADFSGSWGLIRLLEQAEVSDYPGLPSSYRLRWTTPSGETLSFILRTELGEGPLALLKLRDFNLPQQIFVD, encoded by the coding sequence ATGCAGTATTTAAATGCTCAATACGGGTTTTTCTGGAAATCTAAAATAACCTGTATTTTATTTGTAGGTAATAAACATTCAACTGAACAACTGGCCCCTAGCTTAACCACCCAACGCTGGCTGGAGGCCGATGGGCGACTGCTGCTCTGGGGTGGTGAGAGTGCCGACAATATTGATCCTGAAGTGCTCAGTGCATTAAAAAAGTTGCGTCGTCGTCGCCCGTTGGATGCGGTGGTGTGGGCCACTGATGCTTATCTGCAAGCTGATTCGGTTGAGCTGCAATTACACACAGACGGGCTTGATGACGAGCAGTTGGCACGTTTTAAACGTGGGATGGCTGACTGCTTTAAAGCGCTGCGCTGGTCTGCTCCCGTGTACCTGTGGTCACTGCACGGTGTTGCAGATAAAAACGGTGCATTGGTGAGTTGCTTACTGCCTAACACTGTTAATTCACAGCAATTGGAGCAGCGCTTAAATGATCTACAACCGGCTCTTATTGAACAAGGCACACACGCAGTGTTGGACAGCACTCAGCGGACTTTTTTATTGGGATTGGCTGCGTTTTTACGAAACGGCGGGGCGCAGCAATTGAGCCAGCAGTTGCCAGAGTTAGGGGCAGGTTATCCAACGTTGCCTTTTGCTGGAGTGCTGTTCAGTCAAGGCAGTGCACGTGGACGAGCTAAGACCGCGCACATGTGGTTAAAAGATACGCGTTGGGATGATTTTTTCAGTGCTATTCAAGAGGTACCTCAGTCATTACATGCACGCAAACTTGGCTGGCCTTGGGCGCGCATTATGCAAGGTGCGCTGCTTGGTTTGGCGGTGCTATGGGGTTTAGGCATGTTGGGTTCTTATGCGTTTAACCGTCATTTATTAGACAATAGCGCGGCGCAAGCGGCTTTAGCGCACGATGCGCAGCAACCTTTAGCGCAACGCTTGCAGGCGTTGGCGGATTTACAACAGAGCATTGGGCGTTTGCAGTATCAGCAGGAACATTCTGTGCCTGTGTGGCAGCGTTTTGGTTTAAGTCAACATGGCCAGTTGCTGAGCGCTTTATGGCCGGTTTATCAAGCCAGTGCCTTGCCGTTGTTACGCGACCCGAGTGCTGAGCAGTTGCTTGAGCACATGCAGCTGTTGGCTGTTGCTTCGGTGGCAAGCGCTGAGCGTAAAGCATTAGCTCAACCGGTGTATCAATCTTTAAAAGCGTATTTGATGCTCAGCCATGCGGAAAAAATGGAGGCCGAGTTTTTTACCGACACGCTCATGACTCTTTGGCCACAGCGTGAGGATTTGTCTGGGGGTGATTGGCAGCGTTTAGGGCCAGAGTTGCTGCTGTTTTACGCAGAGCATTTGCCGCAACATACAGACTGGCAATTACCGCTAGAGGCTCGTCGGGTCGGACAAACACGCGCGATGCTGGTGCGGGAAATGGGTAATCGCACCAGTGAGTTGGTCTTGTACGAAGAGGTTATTGAGCAACTAACCCCGCAGTATGCTGGTGTGTGGCTGAGCGATATGGTGGGTGAAACCGATGCTTCATTTTTGTTAAGCACTGAGCAGTGGATCCCAGGGGTGTACACCCGCAAAGCATGGGAGGAGGCGGTGTTACCCGCCATTGACAAAGTTGTTAGCCAGCGTCGCAGTGAGCTGGATTGGGTGCTCAGTGATGGCACGCAAAGCCTAAACCAAGAACAGACTCCGGAGGCACTGAAGCAGCGTTTAACCGATCGTTACTTTTCAGCCTTTGCCAATCATTGGCAGAAGTTTTTAAACAGTTTGCAGTGGCGACGTGCTGATCATTTAGCCGATACCGTTGAACAGTTAACCTTGCTGACCGATGTGCGCCAATCCCCCTTAATCGGATTGATGAACACCTTGGCCTATCAAGCCAAAACAGGCCGCCAGCAAGAGGCTTTGTCTGACTCATTAATGAGTTCGGCCAAAGACATCTTTAACAAAGAGCAACAGCCACTGATTAAACAAAACCTGGGCTACAGTGGCCCGCTTGAACCGCTATTTGCGCCTTTATTAAGTGTTTTAGAGCCGAGTAATAGCGGCGCAGGTGCCGAGCACTTGAGCTTTACGAGCTATTTAACCCGCGCCTCACGGGTGCGCTTAAAGTTACAGCAAGTGCTCAATGCCGCGGATCCACAGGGTTTGTCACAAACATTAGCGCAAAGTGTTTTTCAAGGGCGCTCCAGTGATCTGGCTGACACGCAAGATTATGCGCGTTTAGTGGCAGCCAGTCTTGGTCAAGAGTTAGCGGCTTTTGGTGACGCCGTTTGGGTGCAGCCCTTAGAACAGGCGTGGCAGCAGCTACTCACGCCGACAGTGCAAAGCTTCAATTCACAGTGGCAACGTGCAGTGGTGAATGATTGGCAGGCTGCTTTTGTTGGGCGTTATCCACTGCAAAATAACCAATCGGACAGCTCTCTACCGCTGCAAGCACAGTACTTACGTGGTGATAGTGGGCGCATCAATCAGTTCTTAAGCAGTCAGCTGCAAGGGGTTTTACGCAAAGAAGGCACCCGCTGGGTGGCGGACAGCAACACCGCGCAAGGTGTGCGTTTAAATCCTGAGTTTTTACAGGCATTGGACACTTTAGGTGAGCTCGGGGATGTGCTGTTTGCTGCAGGCGATGCCCGCTTAAGTTTTTCTTTGCGCCCCGAAACTAGTCAGGACGTGATGCAGGTCAAACTGGTCATTGACCAACAAGCATTAGACTACCGCAACGAAATGCCACAGTGGCAGCATTTTACCTGGCCGGCGGATACGTTAGCGCCGGGTGCCAGCTTAAGTTGGCGCAGTGTTGATAGCGGAATGCGCTTATATGCAGATTTTTCCGGTAGCTGGGGGCTGATTCGTCTGCTGGAGCAGGCTGAAGTCAGTGACTACCCAGGTTTGCCCAGCAGTTACCGCTTGCGCTGGACAACACCAAGTGGCGAGACATTGAGTTTTATTTTGCGCACCGAGTTAGGCGAAGGGCCATTGGCGCTGCTTAAGCTGCGTGACTTTAATTTACCGCAGCAGATATTTGTTGATTAA
- a CDS encoding DUF6708 domain-containing protein has protein sequence MKNKIRDKFLRFIAKARTDRMRLPVGTEDFKNYPAYGGVSVVELNSTCLEVVDARFAHKGELGFWSIILTSVMLYGLAGLVIIFLNILNKNSWGVAEYSLLIGIIVMSAVPLLMFFLIYIAARLDFMDFSVRKIRFDRKNQRVYFMDRHGQLQSYNWKDINADLTHLSLNAHMHTQLEFFRRTDHERYEPLFILGFYTEEYFTLCYWEFIRCYMEEDVVEDLVETIAYCADLADGQETFWSGFLTLVSNYMDTRVRWIWLPVMVPYTFISACLRWIGMRTGKTLVWPQEVQEACAPEANDPIRVDASHNPPNRWGYTFITVPIEYYDEHHKQVNSARERIEKKLEKKYSRQTRSRS, from the coding sequence ATGAAAAATAAAATACGCGATAAGTTTCTGCGTTTCATTGCTAAAGCCAGAACAGATAGGATGCGGCTGCCTGTGGGCACGGAAGATTTTAAGAATTACCCCGCTTACGGGGGTGTCAGTGTTGTGGAGTTAAATTCGACGTGCCTGGAGGTGGTGGATGCGAGGTTCGCACACAAGGGCGAACTGGGCTTTTGGTCAATAATTTTGACTTCAGTTATGCTGTATGGGTTAGCTGGATTGGTTATTATTTTTTTAAATATCTTAAATAAAAATTCTTGGGGTGTGGCTGAGTATTCTTTATTAATCGGAATAATAGTCATGTCAGCAGTGCCTTTGCTTATGTTTTTTCTAATATATATTGCTGCTAGACTTGACTTTATGGACTTTAGTGTCAGAAAGATTCGATTTGATAGGAAAAACCAACGTGTTTATTTTATGGATCGTCACGGTCAGTTGCAGAGTTATAACTGGAAAGATATTAATGCTGATTTAACGCATTTGTCTTTGAATGCGCATATGCATACTCAGCTTGAGTTCTTTCGCCGTACGGATCATGAGCGCTACGAGCCTTTGTTTATTTTGGGGTTTTATACAGAAGAGTATTTCACTCTTTGTTATTGGGAGTTTATTCGCTGCTATATGGAAGAAGACGTTGTCGAAGATTTAGTCGAGACGATTGCATACTGCGCGGACTTAGCCGACGGCCAAGAAACGTTCTGGTCTGGGTTTCTAACGCTGGTCAGTAACTATATGGACACAAGAGTTCGATGGATTTGGCTGCCTGTTATGGTGCCCTATACCTTTATATCGGCCTGCTTACGCTGGATAGGCATGCGCACGGGTAAGACATTGGTTTGGCCACAAGAGGTTCAGGAAGCCTGTGCACCTGAGGCGAATGACCCCATTCGAGTGGATGCGTCCCACAACCCGCCGAACCGTTGGGGATACACTTTTATTACCGTACCTATTGAATATTACGATGAACATCACAAGCAGGTTAATAGTGCACGAGAAAGAATCGAAAAGAAGTTAGAAAAGAAATACTCACGACAGACTCGCTCTAGGTCATAA
- the tssF gene encoding type VI secretion system baseplate subunit TssF, whose product MAMDDLTLRYFDAEMRYLREAGKEFAEAHPDRAAMLDLDKAGTPDPFVERLFEGFAFSMGRLREKIDDDLPEFTEGLVSLLWPHYLRTIPSLAVVELAPDIQHMKMSEHIPEGFEVLSQPVGPKKTVCRYRTTAVLPLHPLHISQATVRTEVDGRSLLCLRFNCSEQADWSQVDLSRLSIYLNGDAPTSSALHLALTKRAAKLYWRHSQSSERMPFEGYFAPGGFADEDYLWPKSDSAFSGYQLLLEYFTFREKFMFVTLCGLEQLHIPEKTQWFELEIVLSEQWDNELPLSAEQLRLHCTPVINLFSIEADPLTISGLESEYLLRPRRLQDGHTEIYSVDDVVGSQRTDKARYVPFTSFQHRGGMLRHSAPERYYHTRVKRGVTGLHDTWLILGGQAWETERYLQQETVSLQITGTNGQLPRKALQSTLLNRCEHAIQIPLRVQNLCKPSLPVYPPAEDRFHWRVLSHLGSSFLNMMASAEVLRGTLALYNWTDDEMNNRKLDAIVAVQHEQVQRFEQGFLLRGVDIQVTLDSNGFMGEGDIHLFGEMLNRFFALYADIHLFNQLTLILQPTGKCIRWLENHNQTLPS is encoded by the coding sequence ATGGCAATGGATGATTTAACGCTACGTTATTTTGATGCTGAAATGCGTTATTTGCGTGAAGCAGGGAAGGAGTTTGCAGAGGCTCACCCTGATCGAGCGGCGATGCTAGATTTAGATAAAGCGGGCACGCCAGACCCTTTTGTGGAGCGTTTGTTTGAAGGCTTTGCTTTTTCTATGGGGCGCTTGCGAGAAAAAATCGATGATGACTTGCCTGAGTTTACTGAGGGCTTAGTGAGCTTACTGTGGCCGCATTATTTACGCACTATTCCGTCTTTAGCAGTGGTTGAGTTGGCTCCAGATATTCAACACATGAAAATGAGCGAGCATATACCTGAAGGCTTTGAGGTGTTATCACAGCCTGTCGGACCTAAAAAAACTGTGTGCCGTTATCGCACCACGGCCGTTTTGCCTTTGCATCCGTTACACATCAGCCAAGCAACAGTGCGCACTGAGGTGGATGGGCGTTCATTGCTGTGCCTGCGTTTTAATTGCAGCGAACAAGCTGATTGGTCGCAGGTGGATTTATCTCGATTATCCATTTACCTCAATGGTGATGCACCAACCAGTTCCGCCTTACATTTGGCTTTAACTAAACGCGCGGCAAAGCTGTACTGGCGACATTCGCAAAGCAGTGAGCGGATGCCATTCGAAGGGTATTTTGCTCCCGGTGGTTTTGCCGATGAGGACTATCTTTGGCCTAAAAGTGACAGTGCATTTAGCGGTTATCAGTTGTTATTGGAATATTTTACTTTCCGCGAAAAGTTTATGTTTGTCACTTTGTGCGGTCTGGAGCAGTTACATATTCCTGAAAAAACGCAGTGGTTTGAACTGGAAATTGTACTCAGTGAGCAGTGGGACAATGAGCTGCCATTAAGTGCTGAACAGTTGCGTTTGCATTGCACGCCGGTGATTAATTTATTCAGCATTGAAGCTGATCCTTTAACGATCAGCGGCTTGGAAAGTGAGTACTTATTGCGGCCAAGGCGCTTGCAAGATGGTCACACTGAAATCTACTCAGTGGATGATGTAGTTGGGTCGCAGCGTACAGATAAGGCGCGCTATGTGCCTTTTACCAGCTTTCAACATCGTGGCGGAATGTTACGCCACAGTGCTCCGGAGCGTTATTACCACACACGAGTCAAGCGAGGCGTCACTGGCTTGCATGACACTTGGCTGATCTTGGGTGGGCAGGCTTGGGAAACTGAGCGCTATTTACAGCAAGAAACGGTTTCCTTGCAGATCACCGGAACCAACGGTCAGTTACCCCGCAAAGCACTGCAAAGTACGTTATTGAACCGTTGCGAACATGCAATTCAGATTCCACTGCGAGTACAAAACCTGTGCAAGCCAAGTTTACCCGTCTACCCGCCTGCCGAAGATCGTTTTCACTGGCGAGTGCTGAGTCACTTAGGCTCTAGCTTCTTAAATATGATGGCAAGCGCTGAGGTTTTGCGGGGCACTCTGGCTTTGTATAACTGGACGGACGATGAAATGAACAATCGCAAGCTGGATGCGATTGTTGCAGTGCAACATGAACAGGTTCAGCGCTTTGAGCAAGGCTTTTTATTACGAGGCGTTGATATTCAAGTCACGCTCGACAGTAATGGCTTTATGGGAGAGGGGGATATCCATCTTTTTGGTGAGATGCTGAATCGGTTTTTTGCATTGTATGCAGATATTCACTTATTCAATCAGTTGACTCTTATTCTTCAACCAACAGGGAAGTGTATTCGATGGCTCGAGAACCACAATCAGACATTACCGAGCTGA
- a CDS encoding DUF6708 domain-containing protein, giving the protein MKNKIRDKFLRFIAKARTHRMRLPVGTEDFKNYPAYGGVSVVELNSTCLEVADARFAHKGELGFGLMIFIPLFLTVVSFFIFIFYKTFDRDLLIATDFLLLVVSAVFAVLSFAFVLLGLLMARVDFTDFSVRKIRFNRKNQRVYFMDRHGQLQSYNWKDINADLTHLSLHTHMHTQLEFFRRTDYERYEPLFILGFYADEYPTLCYWEFIRCYMEEDVVEDLAETIEYCADLAGGQETFWSGFLTLVRNYMTKRLQWIWLPVMVPYTFISACLRWIGMRTGKTLVWPEEVQEACAPEANDPIRVDASHNPQQPWGQTFMTVPIEYYDVRHKHINGARERIEKKLEKKYSRQTRSRS; this is encoded by the coding sequence ATGAAAAATAAAATACGTGATAAGTTTCTGCGTTTTATTGCTAAAGCCAGAACACATAGGATGCGGCTGCCTGTGGGCACGGAAGATTTTAAGAATTACCCCGCTTACGGGGGTGTCAGTGTTGTGGAGTTGAACTCGACGTGTCTGGAGGTGGCGGATGCGAGGTTCGCACACAAGGGTGAGCTGGGCTTTGGGTTAATGATCTTTATACCCTTGTTTTTAACTGTTGTTAGTTTTTTTATTTTTATTTTTTATAAAACCTTCGACAGAGATTTATTAATTGCTACTGATTTTCTTTTACTTGTTGTGTCGGCAGTTTTTGCCGTACTTTCTTTTGCTTTTGTTTTGTTAGGTCTCTTAATGGCACGCGTTGATTTTACTGACTTTAGTGTCAGAAAGATTCGCTTTAATAGGAAGAATCAACGCGTTTATTTTATGGATCGTCACGGTCAGTTACAGAGTTATAACTGGAAAGATATTAATGCTGATTTAACTCATTTATCTTTGCATACACATATGCATACTCAGCTTGAATTCTTTCGCCGTACGGACTATGAGCGCTACGAACCTTTGTTTATTCTTGGATTCTATGCGGATGAATACCCCACTCTTTGTTATTGGGAGTTTATTCGCTGCTATATGGAAGAAGACGTTGTCGAGGATTTAGCCGAGACAATTGAATACTGTGCGGACTTAGCCGGTGGTCAAGAAACTTTTTGGTCTGGATTTCTAACGCTGGTGAGAAATTATATGACCAAAAGACTTCAATGGATTTGGCTGCCCGTTATGGTGCCTTATACCTTTATATCGGCCTGCTTACGTTGGATAGGCATGCGCACGGGTAAGACATTGGTTTGGCCAGAAGAGGTTCAGGAAGCCTGTGCGCCTGAGGCGAATGATCCCATTCGAGTGGATGCGTCCCACAACCCACAGCAGCCTTGGGGGCAAACTTTTATGACCGTACCCATTGAATACTACGATGTACGCCATAAGCACATTAATGGAGCACGAGAAAGAATCGAAAAGAAGTTAGAGAAGAAATACTCACGACAGACTCGCTCTAGGTCATAA